Part of the Anabrus simplex isolate iqAnaSimp1 chromosome 4, ASM4041472v1, whole genome shotgun sequence genome is shown below.
cctggttgccagtgttttgccgcattgtgctaaattgggctcatcagctagctggaaaatttataatgtccaagaacggaccaactatattggatTATGAAtttattcagaacaaatattttaggttccctatgggaatgaacatctttATCATCGGTTGTATGCTTTGTTAGGTTCTTATTTTCTATACTCAAGCCTGTGGGATAAAATCCCATCAGTCAATTGATATTTAAGTACTTAAATGTGAAACTATCCTCAGTAGATCTACTGGAATGTTCGAATGTACCTTTTCAGAAAAATATTTCAGCACTAGACATTTCTTCGAACTGGTATTAGTCGAAGGGACCTAAAGCAATTGTGAATAAGAATAACAAAGGGCAAACTAGTTAAGGCAGAACATGTAGTTCCTTTCTATGTACTGTAATTAAATTTTCTAGACATGCTGTTTAGTCAGATTGCAACCCAGTGTTTCATTGTTTCAGAACTTTCCACCGAGGACAAATTGGAGTACACCTTCCACGCAGTAACAGCAGGTTCCCTTCACTTCAAAGTTAGAGCAGCCAATGATGCCCACATTGCTCTCACCACTGGCCCTGCTGAGAGTGATCCAATGATTGAAGTAAGTACATAGTAGTATTTTCTCCAAGATGTAtccaaataattttcaataattgaAATAACATAAactgcttttttaaatttttttttaaataggtatTTATTGGTGGCTGGGGAAATACCAAATCAGTCATCCGCAGAAACCGTACAAAGCCTGACAAGGTAGAAGTTGAAACCCCAGACATTTTGAGCGCTGGAGAGTATCGTGGCTTCTGGATCCGATGGGAAACTGGTGTGATAGAAGTTGGAAAGGAGGGAGAGTCTGCCCCATTCATGGCCTGGCAAGACCCTGAACCTTTTGGTATTGGTCATTATGGCGTCTGTACAGGCTGGGGTGCAAGTGGTTCATGGATCATTGAAGGTAAGCATTGAGCCAATAACCTTAAGTTTTGTTCTTTAGATTTATTCCTGAAGCTTTTGAAACTTACCCACAGTATGCACTCACACCACTGAAAACTTTCTTTGAGAATGGCTTATTAAACATGGTTTATATCTGTAGCATGATACAAGACTGGTATTTGTGAATTTCACTGGTATTTGCACTAAATTTAAAGTAAAAGTGCACAGCTTTTCCTTAACAGGTGGTTATAATCAAATTaatgcaattttttatttttttattggtaTTTTTTAATTCCAGATATTTCTTCCTTGTACTTAATCTAAAATGATTTTCTGTAGAGTGTAAACCTCATACAGAGAAGTATTTGGAAACTTTTCCATTTCCATTTATAACACAAACTACTAAAAATATAGCTAGTAACCATCTTGCAGCAAAATGGAATGAATTACCTGAATATTATGTTACCTTTTTTCAGTAGGAATGCCGGAAGATTTATCTTCATTTTAGTTGCTAATGTTCAAACTTGTTTCCAGTAATCCATTCGTCTTAGTACTGGGTAGCCTTTGTGGATGGCATTACAATCTAGTATTCTTAACACTTTGGGTTTTATAAATGTGACAGATAGGTAATTTTCAATTCAATTTGTACAATTTTGAATAATCTTCTGATAAATTAAATGGCTATCCTTTTGGTAGTTAGTTCAAAAACAGAATTCAGGAAAATAGAAGTTGCTAGCATTAAGATTTGTGTCATTTCCACAGTTTAAAAAGTTAGTAATTTAATTTTAAAGGATATTATAATATAGATCAGAGCTTCCATGGCTCCGATGGCAGTGTGCCGACCTCTTACCACTGGATTTcaaggttcaaatcctggtcactccatgggagatttgtgctggacaaagtggaggcagggcaggtttttctccaggcactCCATTTTTcagtcgtctttcattccagcaacactctccaatatttagtttcatctgtcattaatcattgccccagaggagcatCGCTTATATTTGAACTGTCTTGCCATCTTGAATGTGGTGTGTACATCTTATTACAGAAACCAATAATTTGTGGACACCACTAGTCGCTACACTTTCCAAGGAGCACATTCTAAAATTAGTAGAGTTGTCTTCAGTGTGGATACATGTTACAGGAATTTTTGAAGTATCGGTGCTCTTGTTCATTCCCATCCTTGTATTTTCATATTACCGTATTGGGGTCATATAACACTTGGTATTTATATTTAGTTGAGAATGCCAATCTTGCGTCTATGGGTATGTTAGGACTGAAACATCCTTTGAAATTAAAGAGGCAATATTAACTCTTTAACAAAGTTCTGCCAAATTTTTTTAATCATGTGAGGTTTGTTCACTGCGGTTTTACTTAGCTGTTTCTTTGATTAGTGTTacaacagggccgatgacctttgatgttagacccctttaaacaagcagcagcatcatcagTATTACAACACGAATGTGGTGATTGTGTAGATGGGTTGTCTTCACTGATGTTCTATTCTTTCAGGTGGTTATACTACTTCATGATTTTGGGTGTTGGAAAATCAGAAGTTGAATATTGCAGTGTAACAGTCAGGGTATCTAAAATTCTCTCACTATTCTAGAAATAAACTGTTATtctggacattttgaacatttcagttAATTGTCATCAATATAGCAACAACTTGGTCTTATTGGATGTCCAAATATAGTTTTCTCAGTGTTTAGGCATGGTTGTAAAACTTTCAGAGTTGTGGGCATACTGTACAGTTAAATTTGCTAACATTCATTACCACTCAGTCGCATCCTAATAACTGCATGCAATGAAAGTACACATGGTTTTCTGAATTTGGATTGATAATACAAAGATCTTGCATAGGAGAAATAAGTCAATATAAGGGTAAATTAGAACAAATTTGTTAACTTAATTCTTAAGTTAGCAAGCTGGTAGAAGAATTCAATGAACATATTGTATCTTAAATCATATTCACACATCTATTGAAGCATCACCTTCATTTTCATATGCAATTGCAAAGTTCAGTCAAGAGCATTAGTAATCTTTCTTCCATCTTGGATAACACACTTAACCGTGACTTCGAAACAAGTTGATCGCTTCTTTGCACTATTTGTATTGCCAGGTGGAGATGAAATAGGCACTGGAGATAATCTACAGTATGTATACAAACCTATCCCACGAGGTGCCTTGGAAATTGATGTGCGGTCTCCGTCCAATGCACATATTTCCTTGACTACGGCTTCACAAGAAACTGAACCTATGTACGAATTAATTCTTGGAGGATGGGAGAATACAGCTTCAGTTATCCGTTATAATCGACAAAAGCCTGATAAGGTAGATCATGCTATATATTTTGTACTACATTCTTTTCATTGAGAAAATGAGAACTTAAAAATGCTAGAAAAGTAAATTTGTATCAACTTTTATATTCAGCGTTACATGTGTTCATGCCGACTTGACTATATTACTCCATAAAGGTTCGACAAGATACTCCTGGATTACTGTCCAATGATGAATTTCGTCGTTTCATTATTGAATGGAATAATGGTCACATTTCTGTGAAGAGGAATGGTGCCATTTTAGTAGAGTGGCAGGATCCAACCCCAATTGGAGTTTCTCATTTTGGGGTGCGAACTGCTTGGGGAGCACAAGGACAGTGGAAAATAAGGACTTTCGATCCTAGACGTGCATCAAGTGCCTCAACAGGTACAAAAAGTAATAGAACATGTTCTATGTGATGCTAACCTAATACTAAATTGAAATTATATTCATCTAGTACTGTGGGGTGCTTCTCGAACATAAAATGTAACTATTAAACCAGCATGCATATTCTGAAACTGAGCTACTTACAGTATCTAATACACATGCTTTAAATGTAACATGGTGTCAGGTTCTCATTTTCCTGTATGTGTATAATTTGGAGTGTTCGCTTCTCTCCTCTTTTCAACCCTTTCCCTGAAATGTCCTAGATACTGTGTAAGACAAGCTCTGAAATTTGTTTCTCATGACTAGGGCCAGCAGTTTCTGCATGTATGAAGAATGATAGTGGCAGGACCCAACCCCAATTGGAGGATATAAAAAATACAATGCAATTCACAAATAGATTTGATGAACCATTTCTGAAAACTAAGTAAAATACTAAAGATGCTAAAGTTGTCTTTCATATTCTAATATGCTTTTTGAGTGATCATGTGATGGTTACTCTTTCTGGAAGAAATAAACAGCAATGTTCTTTTTAATCAGGGGGGAGAGAGAAAGCACTAGTTTCAGACCAGTGGTCATGGAGATTGTTTTAAgaaactaggtaaccatcctct
Proteins encoded:
- the LOC136871676 gene encoding uncharacterized protein isoform X1, which encodes MALELSTEDKLEYTFHAVTAGSLHFKVRAANDAHIALTTGPAESDPMIEVFIGGWGNTKSVIRRNRTKPDKVEVETPDILSAGEYRGFWIRWETGVIEVGKEGESAPFMAWQDPEPFGIGHYGVCTGWGASGSWIIEGGDEIGTGDNLQYVYKPIPRGALEIDVRSPSNAHISLTTASQETEPMYELILGGWENTASVIRYNRQKPDKVRQDTPGLLSNDEFRRFIIEWNNGHISVKRNGAILVEWQDPTPIGVSHFGVRTAWGAQGQWKIRTFDPRRASSASTAVQIGWKIPDHLQDPSLIKAAPSAPGWAAPSAPSGGTPTWVDAKAGEVPPNAVPGGFDNEQLYVGRASHEGALIPGKVVPSHGVCYVAWGGGEHGKEEYQVLCGCDAVWLPAVGGEIPAGALPAGESEDGEPLFIGRAKHEGTMTVGKVQASHNVCYIPYGGQELGFPEYEVLVAK
- the LOC136871676 gene encoding uncharacterized protein isoform X2, producing the protein MALELSTEDKLEYTFHAVTAGSLHFKVRAANDAHIALTTGPAESDPMIEVFIGGWGNTKSVIRRNRTKPDKVEVETPDILSAGEYRGFWIRWETGVIEVGKEGESAPFMAWQDPEPFGIGHYGVCTGWGASGSWIIEGGDEIGTGDNLQYVYKPIPRGALEIDVRSPSNAHISLTTASQETEPMYELILGGWENTASVIRYNRQKPDKVRQDTPGLLSNDEFRRFIIEWNNGHISVKRNGAILVEWQDPTPIGVSHFGVRTAWGAQGQWKIRTFDPRRASSASTAAPSAPGWAAPSAPSGGTPTWVDAKAGEVPPNAVPGGFDNEQLYVGRASHEGALIPGKVVPSHGVCYVAWGGGEHGKEEYQVLCGCDAVWLPAVGGEIPAGALPAGESEDGEPLFIGRAKHEGTMTVGKVQASHNVCYIPYGGQELGFPEYEVLVAK